The nucleotide window atataatttattatagttttaaataatcgaagataattttttttaaactttctgATACGAGAAAATAATAATGAGATCTAAAATAACATATAAAAGTCATTATCCATACCttcaatcttttcttttgtatgcGAATTAATTTTTCTATTGACCGTCTTTATCCTATTATAATCTAATTTATCCATTGCTTTTTTTATTATCTCCTCCTATTTTATAATTGTCAGATCTACTTCTCGGCTACATTGTTATTAATTCTTAACTATATTATCTTAAGATCTAATTTCTCTTTCTAATAATTTATTTGTTTTTTTCTAGAATTTTCTATCTCCTTAGACTTTCTATATCTATTATTTCTCTCTCTTATGATTTTCTCTATACAACTATTTATCTctctaatatatttattttctccccGTAACAAATTTAGTTCTCTCTCTAATGAGATCTTATTTAAGGCtctaattgttgaatcttggattttgataataaaacggtagagtttataatctaatttatgttttgagtaacgcaaaaCTAGCTTAGATAAtaaagagacaattaaaatatgAAGAATTAATTTTGAGCTACAGTGGAACATGCCAAAAGATTAGACGTTAAGCCGGAGGATCGCTCAAtgtgtcgatagaaggcttcgtgccatgagttttggTATCGGACCTAGAAGAGCGGAAATTGGGATAAAgagatcggagttgcagaggtcaacatatCGATCGATCAAAAGGCCACGAAAGAGGACGATGTGGCAAAGGattggacaaagcgtcgatgaaccaatgacatgtcggacaacatgtgattaatgctttgtaataattgtctagatcgaagtaattttaagttgtaattgggttggaattaggccaactcaattaggggctcattggACTTAAGTTAGGATTAAATTGGGCTTGATGGATGGCTCACTCGGCCACTTAGAGTCatgctaagcggtggcaccgcccacgttGGGTAgtggaactgcttgaggctcaacctcccagcGGTACTGTcggtagttaatgttgccaagcaatggtaccactagaggCTAGTCTCGAAAGCTCTGTCATGTGGTGGTTCCGCCTAGTATCTATTGGGTGGTGGGTATCATGAAGACCtaggatgagactagttttggctctaagtttgaatccatttgggacctataaatgcCTCTCTCATCCTTGCTCAGAATACTCAACTCAAgaattgagaacaaaaacaaggaaaaactctattgtaatattgtgagagttctccttctctagtctaagtgttgatTTCTATTTAAGAGATGAGCGAATGGGGGTATAAAGGTTTTCTATTgagcttgtaaaaaggagaatagagttgtcaaaaggagaatagagcttGTCAtcccccattgaaggaagaccattagtggatgccggtggccttgacggaaaagaaatcggtagtggatgtaggtcacgatgatcgaaccactataaattggtgtgcTTTCTTTCTTCGCTGTCATTTACTTAGTTTGCaattgctttacttcctcttaCGAACGTTTTTAAAGTTAAATACTTTTTAatatggttttatcgtacgaagtttcgaaTTATCGATGTAATTTTAtgtacgcactaattcacccacactaagtcttagtgccgactcgatcataACACTAATGCCTTATTGAAAAATCTCTTCATGAGATGATGGGCATCAATAAATCATATGGTAtaatagaaacaaaaataaaaatattttaaaaattaaaaactcaTATTAAACATGTTAACTTATAATCTCTCAAACCTTGAATATAATCAACACTTCTACCTCATCACTTCTCTCATTGTTGTTAAATCATTATATGAACCCTTTGTTAATAGAAGGATAATTCAAAACTATGATATGTACTACGTAAGGCTTGAAGGTTCATGAAAGACTTGGGTTGCAGTTCTTTTCATCTTCCTCCTTTTGGGTTGTTGTGGATTGGCCACAAATTGCGATGTCAGAACAAACATGGTTGTAGTTCTTTTATCCTCCCTCTGCAGTATTAAAGGCTAAGCAATGGACTCTCTGACATGCACTGTCGACATTACCAATCGTTATTATGTAAAGCAGGAGGTAGGTAAAAGTCGTCCAAGGATCTATCAAACATTATTTTCTTACAACATAAGACTTGCACCGTTGACGACACTATCTGCTGAATGCCACAAGCAATTTGCCATACAGCTGCATGACATGGTTCTTGCAAACAAGCATGACAAGATTCCCACGTACTTGAGTTTACAGAACCAGACCACAGGACATAAACCATCCCGACCTCGAGAAGGGATGCAGGAGGCACACGGAGGGCCACATCAGGCCAGGTGGtcgtggtggcggtggtggtgcagCAGGGGGGAGGTGCCGGCACGATGCTCCAGTTCCACACCGACGATGCTACGGGGGCCAAGATGTCTCTCCCAATACTCTTCTCTTTATGAGCATCGGATTCATTGCTTTTGTTGCTCTTCTGCATTGTCGTCGGTAAACTCTATTTTGTTCCTCACTAGACCTCTATTTTGATCTCCTTAAAGGTGCACGCACTCTTGATTTGAGCAAAACATAGACTGGTAGGCAATGTGACAAATTTATTATCAGAATCTGCAGCATTTTCGTTCTATAATTGACGTTACATGCAGCATACTTATTATTTTCAAGTCAGTCCAACCTTCTGTTAGTGTTGAATTTGTTTGTGCTTGTCATCAGAATGTTGAATATTATTGTGAATGAAGTAAGCCATTGAATTGTGATGAGGGCGACGAGGGGGAACTATGAATTGTTTTTTATGGtaagtgatagaagataagatttttccaacttgatagaagataagatttcctcaattatatgaggaaatatcTCTATTctatttattctgttgagggaaatcttttctcctaatcttaatctatataaataggagagggaacatgttaatatattcaagctaaagctatttcatttctacaataaagcttcttcaattattgttcttatcttctattgatCGAGAAACGCGGTTTGATCGAgaaacaataaagcttcttcaattattgttattATCTTCTATTGATCGAGAAACGCGGTTTGATCGAGAAACGCGGTTTGACCATGGATCCACTCGCCCACCGAAAGATAATTCCACTTGCAACCACATATGTCGATTCATTTGTGCGCCAACAACACAACGATTGAAACGAGagtgagagggagagagagagagaaagagagatgggttcactaatttctaAGGTTGCTGCCCCGTCCTGCGCCATCGTCGACCCGCGGTTCTGCGCGTCGTACCCGATCGAACTCACGTTCTTCATCGACGCCGCCTGGTTGAACTGTGACCACCTCGCGGTGACCGACATCAACGGCAACGTCGTCTTCAAGGTCGAAGCCCATAAGTGGAGCCTCAGAAACAGGCAGGTGGTCGTCGACGCCTCCGGCAAGCCTGTGATTTCGATGCAGCAGAAGGTCCACCTCCTCATCTCTGCTTTGCCTCCTTCTTTCTGCAAAGTCCAAGACGTTGACTCTGGTTGTTCTGTCATGCAGCTGAGCAGCATCCATGACCGGTGGCTAGTCTTCAAGGGAAATAGCTCAGATCCTAAGCATCTGCTGTTTAGCGTCAAGAGGAGTTCTGCTTTCCAATTCAAGACCGAGTTGGACGTGTTCTTAGCTGCCAACAAGGAGGAGGAGGTGTGTGACTTCAAGATCAAGGGAAGCTTCCGCAACAGATCATGCACTGTGTACAAGGGCGACTATTCCATGGTGATCGCGCAGGTACTTACCTTCTCCAGAATAAACTGTACAGCACACGGATCTCAGCAGCTTTAGATTTAGATCAAAGCATTGATTGCAAGTTTTATGTGGAGTTGAATTGTTAGAATTGTGTGATATGGCGATGCAGATGAGCAAAGAATACAAATTGGTGAATGGATTGGTATCCAAGGATGCTTTCGGGGTGGCCGTCATCCCAAACACCGACTACTCCTTCATTACTGCTCTGACCATCATTCGACATAAGTTCTTTAAAGAAGACACTAGAATCTCTGATGTAATCTCTCATGTAATCTCTCATGTAATCTCAAATGAAATCTCAACTGCACTCATATCTGCAATCTCAGCTTTACTAGGTGGATCCTAATTCTCCATGCCTGCTAGTATAACAACGAGTGACTTCCTCTGCAGCATGAAACCACAGATGGATACTTGGTGAAGACTTGGATTGTAGTACTTAATCTTATGTTCCTCCTTTTGTGTTATCGTGGGATGGCTATATATGTATGTAAGATTATAATATGTAGTTTGCACCGCAGCTGAACCTGTTTAGagatcatatatatgtataacagGGAAGTGAAGTGAGGTGGATATTGGGTCTCTTCTCAGCCCTATGCACTGTTTAGAGATCATACATAAAGCTTGTTTGAAGAGCTCACCGCCACTTCTTTCAAGCATTGAAGATTCATGTTTCCTGATCTTTTCAGTGTTCAGTTTATCCTTTTTGTTATTAGGAGATTTATGTGTTTCTTTTGATTAGGAATCTCAACTATATATTATAGCTGATCATGCTTTTTCAGTGGACTAAAGCAAACGAAAGCTAATTGACATCGTCAACACCGAAGAAGAACCTCAGATTTATTAGGCTTGTCTGCTTGCACTGATCCACTCTCTGAAGCGGTCTTTGAGAGATGACGGGCTTATTTTCTATTGCCTCCTCACTTGAGTTTGTGTCTCATGTCATCTATATGCGTCATATCTTAAACAAATACTTGACTCGATCCAGTCTTCCGCTTGATCTTTTTCCTCCGATTCagttgtaagagagagagagagagagagagagagagagagaagatgagcGAATCGAGTCCTCGGATTTCTCGGCCCGACGCCATCGTCGACCCGCGGTTCTGCGCTTCGTACCCGATCGACCTCACGTTCTTCATCAACGCCTCCTGGTTGAACTGTGACCGCCTCGCCGTGACCGACATCAACGGCAACGTCATCTTCAATGTTGAAGTCCGTAAGCGGAGCCTCAGAAGCTGGCATGTAGTCGTCGACGACTCCGGCAAGCCTGTGATCGCGATGCGGGAGAAGGTCCACCTTCTCGTGTCTGCCACACATCCAACTTTGGCTGTTCCGTCATGCAGCTGCGTATCGTGCATGACCGGTGGCAGGTCTTCGAGGGAGATAGCTCGGATCCTAAAGATCAGCTGTTTAGCGTCAGGAGGACTTCTTCTGACCAAGTCAAGACCGTGTTGGATGTGTTCTTAGCTGCCAACACCAAGGAAGAAATCGTAAGATGATAATAGAGACACTTCAACAACTAAATTCTCAAAACTTACTTGTCTCAAACCtcatcctcatatatatatatatatattcccttttgaatttataataaaatattattctgtgattataaaaagataaattcaatACTTTGACTCGATAGTAACTCCTGTCTTGATTAAGACTTTTAAACTAAAATTCTATCTAATCGCAAAGCTTGATTTAATATTTGAATATATTCTCCTAAATTAAAGTTtacaaaataaattatgaaaagcctTGAAACTTGATGCAATCTTATGTTGTTGCTATACGTAATGTTTTTTAGAATCTCTAAGTTCTTAACCATGTATTCCATAATAGTTTTCCATGTATTCTTAACCATGTTATTCTATCTTATCTGTTCTAATTAATTGTAGAACTTTGATTTGTTTGGAATCTTAGCTTTCTTGAACCAATTCctaaatatgaaatcaatcataaataTCAAACTTTTTTCGTCATagaatatttatcattttataaaattttcttattttgaCAGGTTAACGATCAactttctaaaattttcttttcctaTAGAGAGGTAAAATATTGTAACACCTTTGATTAGTCTCATATCGAAAGTGGGTAATATTAAGATTGACTTCTATCGAAAGTGGGtccgatgagtgtactactatcaacttcagcttaagcattttggtcagtagtttagaccaaacaaagttgataggccagttagtccATCGGCccaggtcatgacatttggtattagagccgacctagcatttaggcatggtgagggggctcgagtaggaaagggctatccGTAGAGAGAGTCAGAGGACTtgtcacgacgtggagccaccactagacTACGCCTCACAtgtactatgctagggtttgatctgggttatgttgggtctTGACGACGACGTTAAGCCTTTGAGTgagggtgattgtaacacccttgatatatatatatatatatatatatatatatatatatatatatatatatatatatatatatatatatataatattcccatttgaatttataataaaatattattctctgATTATAGAAAGATAACTCAAGACTTTGATTCGATAGTAACTCCTATCTTGAACATATTCTCCTAAATTA belongs to Musa acuminata AAA Group cultivar baxijiao chromosome BXJ1-11, Cavendish_Baxijiao_AAA, whole genome shotgun sequence and includes:
- the LOC135596505 gene encoding protein LURP-one-related 15-like — protein: MSESSPRISRPDAIVDPRFCASYPIDLTFFINASWLNCDRLAVTDINGNVIFNVEVRKRSLRSWHVVVDDSGKPVIAMREKLRIVHDRWQVFEGDSSDPKDQLFSVRRTSSDQVKTVLDVFLAANTKEEIMSKEYKLVNSSVSKDAFGVAVNPNADYSFITALAIIRHEFFKVDIVTSDEIYDEISFAISAAVGGS
- the LOC103972663 gene encoding protein LURP-one-related 10-like, yielding MGSLISKVAAPSCAIVDPRFCASYPIELTFFIDAAWLNCDHLAVTDINGNVVFKVEAHKWSLRNRQVVVDASGKPVISMQQKLSSIHDRWLVFKGNSSDPKHLLFSVKRSSAFQFKTELDVFLAANKEEEVCDFKIKGSFRNRSCTVYKGDYSMVIAQMSKEYKLVNGLVSKDAFGVAVIPNTDYSFITALTIIRHKFFKEDTRISDVISHVISHVISNEISTALISAISALLGGS